One window of the Saccopteryx leptura isolate mSacLep1 chromosome 9, mSacLep1_pri_phased_curated, whole genome shotgun sequence genome contains the following:
- the ATOH7 gene encoding transcription factor ATOH7: MKSCKPSNSAAGARAAPPCAGGAECTGTCAGAGRLESAARRRLAANARERRRMQGLNTAFDRLRRVVPQWGQDKKLSKYETLQMALSYIMALTRILAEAERFGSERDWVNLHCEHFGRDHYLPFAGAKLPGESEPYGQRLFGLQPEPFQMAS, from the coding sequence ATGAAGTCCTGCAAGCCCAGCAACTCCGCGGCCGGAGCGCGTGCCGCGCCCCCGTGCGCCGGCGGCGCCGAGTGCACGGGCACGTGCGCCGGGGCCGGGCGGCTGGAGAGCGCGGCGCGCAGGCGCCTGGCGGCCAACGCGCGCGAGCGCCGCCGCATGCAGGGGCTCAACACCGCCTTCGACCGCCTGCGCAGGGTGGTGCCGCAGTGGGGTCAGGATAAAAAGCTGTCCAAGTATGAGACCCTGCAGATGGCGCTAAGCTACATCATGGCTCTCACCCGCATCCTGGCGGAGGCCGAGCGTTTCGGCTCGGAGCGGGACTGGGTCAATCTACACTGTGAGCACTTCGGCCGCGACCACTACCTCCCCTTTGCGGGCGCGAAGCTGCCGGGCGAGAGTGAGCCCTATGGCCAGAGGCTCTTCGGCTTACAGCCCGAGCCCTTCCAGATGGCCAGTTAG